The genomic segment TCATGGGGGGAAAACAGGGACGCAAACCATGACCAAACCGCTAGACAGGTTCAGCCTTTTCCATACCCACGATGCTGACGAGGCCCGCGAGCTTGTCAGCCGGGTTTATTGTGACCATCGCCTTACGCCCAAGGGCCGGACTGACGTCAATGCGCTTCACAATCATGCCCGCCTGTCCGGTGTATCCGTCAATTATATGGAATATGGCTCCGACATTTATGTGGAGCCCGGCTATCTCAAGGATTTTTATCTGTTTCAGCTTCCCCTTGAAGGAGCCGCTGAAATCGAAACCGGCGGCAAGATGTTTCAGTCCACCCGACACACCCCGTCCGTCATCAACCCCACCGAATATACCCGCATGTGCTGGAGCGCCGACTGTCGCAAGCTGCTGCTTCAAGTCAAACCGGCCGCCATTACCGAACGCCTGTCCCGAATTCTCATGCGGCCGGTGGAAAAACCACTCCTGTTCGACAGCCAAGTTCAGGATAATAACCGCCACGCACAAAGCTGGTGGCGACATATTGCGCATCTGATTCAGGATCTGGACAACGGGCTGGATCCCTGGCGGTCCCGGTTCCTGCTGGAAGACCTGGAACGGAATATTCTTACCGGAATCCTGTATTCCTTCAGCCACAATTACAGCGAAACCCTGATGGCCCAGGAAAGCTGCGCCGTGCCCCGGCATGTGAAACTGGCTGAAGACTATATCATGGAACATTTGCAAGAAAATATTTCCATTGACGATCTGGTCAATGTGGCCGGTGTCAGCGAACGTTCCCTGTTTGACGGTTTCAAGAATTTCCGGGGCACTACGCCTATGAAATATATTCTCAAACTGCGGCTGGCGCGGGTGAGAGAAGACCTGCTTCGCGGTAGCGAAGACAGCAATGTCACCCGTATCGCCACCAAATGGGGGTTTTCCCAGCTGGGCCGTTTTGCCGTCAATTACCGTAAGGTTTACGGGGAAACCCCGTCCGAAACCCTGCGTCGTCGCACCCAGGTTTAACCTCCCCCCCTCCTTTTTTGGGAGTAACAGAACGGCGCCTAATTTCTCCGGACAGGATTCAGTTTCGGGACATCTTTTTTAGGGCACCTTTCGCCATTTTCTCCTCACCACGCCTGTCTTCGCGGCAGTTTCCGGACAGCAGCCGCAGTCCCTGCATAGCGTTTTGCCACCGTTTTTTGTTCAATGGTCACCTAAGAAAATTTTAGGAAGAATCGAGGCATAGAAGTTTAAGGGGACCACGATGAAAGGTTTAGAAGGAAAAGCTGCCATCCTGACCGGCAGCGCCACCAGCATTGGAGCCGTTGTGGCGGAATCATTCGTCAAAGCCGGCGTTTCAGTCATCATTGCCGATATCGCCGAAGAGCCGGGCCAGGCGCTGGCCGACCGGCTGGGAGATAAGGCCATATTTGTCAAGACTGACGTCACTTCGGATACGGATCTAGACAACTGCATCAATAACGCCCTGGACAATTTCGGGCGGCTGGATTTTGTCATCAATATCGCCTGCACCTATCTGGATAACGGCATGGATTCCACCCGTGAAGAGTTCCTTCAGGCCGTCAATGTCAATGTCGCCGGCGGTTTCATGCTGGTTCAGAAGGCCCGCCCGCATCTGAAAAAAACCAAAGGCTGTGTGGTGAATTTCGGCAGTATCAGCGCCAAACGCGCCCAACCGGGCCGCCTGCTCTATTCCATGACCAAAGGCGCCATTCATCAGATCACCCGGAACGAAGCCCTGCTGCTGGCTGAAGACGGGATACGGGTGAATACCGTTTCGCCGGGCTGGATCTGGTGCGGAATCATGGATCAAGTCACCGGCGGGGACCGGGCCAAAACCGACAAGGTTGCCGCGCCTTTCCACATCAACCGCCGGGTGGGCGATCCCGAGGAAGTCGCGGATACGGTTCTGTTTTTGTGTTC from the Luteithermobacter gelatinilyticus genome contains:
- a CDS encoding AraC family transcriptional regulator yields the protein MTKPLDRFSLFHTHDADEARELVSRVYCDHRLTPKGRTDVNALHNHARLSGVSVNYMEYGSDIYVEPGYLKDFYLFQLPLEGAAEIETGGKMFQSTRHTPSVINPTEYTRMCWSADCRKLLLQVKPAAITERLSRILMRPVEKPLLFDSQVQDNNRHAQSWWRHIAHLIQDLDNGLDPWRSRFLLEDLERNILTGILYSFSHNYSETLMAQESCAVPRHVKLAEDYIMEHLQENISIDDLVNVAGVSERSLFDGFKNFRGTTPMKYILKLRLARVREDLLRGSEDSNVTRIATKWGFSQLGRFAVNYRKVYGETPSETLRRRTQV
- a CDS encoding SDR family oxidoreductase, producing the protein MKGLEGKAAILTGSATSIGAVVAESFVKAGVSVIIADIAEEPGQALADRLGDKAIFVKTDVTSDTDLDNCINNALDNFGRLDFVINIACTYLDNGMDSTREEFLQAVNVNVAGGFMLVQKARPHLKKTKGCVVNFGSISAKRAQPGRLLYSMTKGAIHQITRNEALLLAEDGIRVNTVSPGWIWCGIMDQVTGGDRAKTDKVAAPFHINRRVGDPEEVADTVLFLCSDHASFINGADIPVDGGYTAIGPEQQEDALAKLAN